In Fluviicola taffensis DSM 16823, the following are encoded in one genomic region:
- a CDS encoding DinB family protein has translation MTRKEQLQAQLAAEAETTRKFIEVFPFNKKDFQVHEKSMKIGDIFLHVLDLASWTEMAVKTDGLDFATAPYNPKELNSVEEAMSYFNESVEKGMNTLENTTDSILDETWILRTGDNIHYESTKEDMIRVAHNQTVHHRAQLGVNYRLLGIPVPPSYGPTADFTDF, from the coding sequence ATGACAAGAAAAGAGCAATTACAAGCACAATTGGCTGCAGAAGCAGAAACTACCCGAAAATTCATTGAGGTTTTCCCTTTCAACAAAAAAGATTTCCAAGTTCATGAAAAAAGCATGAAAATCGGCGATATTTTTCTCCACGTTTTAGATCTTGCTTCATGGACAGAAATGGCAGTAAAAACTGATGGATTAGATTTCGCCACAGCGCCTTATAATCCAAAAGAATTAAATTCTGTAGAAGAAGCGATGAGTTATTTCAACGAATCTGTTGAAAAAGGAATGAATACCTTAGAAAATACCACTGACTCTATTTTAGATGAAACATGGATTTTACGTACAGGTGACAATATTCATTACGAGAGTACAAAAGAAGATATGATTCGAGTTGCACACAATCAAACGGTTCATCACAGAGCGCAATTGGGTGTCAATTATAGATTATTGGGGATACCAGTTCCACCAAGCTATGGTCCAACAGCAGACTTTACAGATTTTTAA
- a CDS encoding helix-turn-helix transcriptional regulator — MNRVDRLFGIVTLLQSRKHVPAERISEKFEISIRTVYRDIKAIGEAGIPVSFEVNKGYFIVPGYFTPPVSFTLEEANALLLSQSLIGGFGDRSVQSTFDSALTKIRAVLKQVDKEKLALLDQSIKLQLPQQLNSEFEYLSKVQQAITEQHQLKISYASLKEETLERTVEPIGLVFYAFSWHIIAYCHLRKDYRDFKIKRIQTLHKTNLPFEISSHIPLSEYKLPVNY; from the coding sequence ATGAATCGAGTAGATCGTTTATTTGGTATCGTTACGTTGCTTCAATCGCGAAAACATGTACCTGCAGAGCGTATTTCAGAAAAATTTGAAATCAGTATTCGAACAGTTTACAGAGATATCAAGGCCATTGGAGAAGCAGGAATTCCAGTAAGTTTTGAAGTGAATAAAGGATATTTCATTGTTCCTGGTTATTTCACTCCTCCTGTTTCATTTACGTTAGAAGAAGCCAATGCCTTATTACTTTCTCAATCTCTGATTGGAGGTTTTGGAGATCGTTCCGTTCAATCTACCTTTGACAGTGCTTTAACTAAGATTAGAGCAGTACTCAAACAAGTTGACAAAGAAAAATTAGCACTCTTAGACCAAAGTATTAAGTTGCAATTACCGCAACAACTCAATAGTGAATTTGAATACTTATCAAAAGTTCAACAAGCAATCACAGAGCAACACCAGCTTAAAATAAGCTACGCAAGTTTGAAAGAAGAAACATTGGAACGAACAGTTGAACCTATTGGGCTAGTATTTTACGCATTTTCTTGGCACATTATTGCTTATTGTCATTTGAGAAAAGATTACCGTGACTTTAAAATCAAACGAATTCAGACGCTTCATAAAACGAATTTGCCTTTTGAAATAAGTTCGCATATCCCTCTCAGCGAATATAAACTTCCAGTTAATTATTGA
- a CDS encoding FAD-binding oxidoreductase produces MVEALEEKHILFFKNLLGNRIQVGSTIESHYASDHTEDFVFYPSIVLKPETAEEVSFIMKYCYEYDLIVTPSGARTGLSGGALANYGGVLLSLERMNKIIQIDEENHQVTTEPGVVTEALQNAVKAVGLFYPPDPASKGSCFIGGNIAENSGGPKAVKYGVTKDWVLNLEIVLPNGDVMWTGANVIKNATGYNLTQLIIGSEGTLAVVTKIVLRLIPHPTHHLLLLVPFRSGVEACEAVGKIFMAGIIPSGLEYMDRDAIIFTTPYVDDAPNLLKDDHDAHLLIELDGFNLDVLMQECEKIMELVEQYDIDEILFAETEAQKESLWRLRRKIGECVKTHSIYKEEDTVVPRNELPKLLKKVKELEKKYGFKSVCYGHAGDGNLHVNIIRDHLSEDVWNNQLPIAIRELFTEVVRLGGTISGEHGIGLVQTPYMDLAFSEVGLNLMRSIKQVFDPKNILNPGKVLPVKKI; encoded by the coding sequence ATGGTAGAAGCTCTTGAAGAGAAACACATCCTATTTTTCAAAAACTTACTCGGCAATCGAATTCAAGTTGGTTCAACAATTGAGTCGCACTATGCTTCTGACCATACGGAAGATTTTGTCTTCTATCCTTCTATTGTTCTGAAACCTGAAACCGCAGAAGAAGTTTCTTTCATCATGAAATATTGTTACGAATACGATTTGATTGTAACACCTTCTGGAGCTAGAACAGGATTAAGTGGTGGCGCATTGGCGAATTACGGTGGAGTTCTTTTGAGTTTGGAACGAATGAATAAAATTATTCAAATAGATGAAGAAAATCATCAAGTTACAACAGAACCAGGAGTCGTAACCGAAGCTCTTCAAAATGCAGTGAAAGCAGTTGGTTTGTTCTATCCACCAGATCCAGCATCGAAAGGTTCTTGTTTTATTGGAGGAAATATTGCGGAAAATTCTGGCGGACCAAAAGCAGTGAAATATGGCGTTACAAAAGATTGGGTTCTAAACTTGGAAATTGTGCTTCCAAACGGAGACGTGATGTGGACAGGTGCGAATGTGATTAAAAATGCAACGGGTTACAATCTTACTCAATTGATTATTGGAAGTGAAGGAACACTTGCTGTTGTTACTAAAATTGTACTTCGTTTAATTCCTCATCCCACACACCATTTATTGTTACTTGTTCCATTCAGAAGCGGTGTTGAAGCATGTGAGGCAGTCGGAAAAATTTTCATGGCAGGAATTATTCCAAGTGGATTGGAATACATGGATCGAGATGCGATTATTTTCACAACTCCTTATGTGGATGATGCCCCAAATCTATTAAAAGATGATCACGATGCCCATTTACTGATTGAATTGGACGGTTTCAACTTAGATGTTTTGATGCAAGAATGCGAAAAAATCATGGAATTGGTTGAACAGTACGACATAGATGAAATTCTTTTTGCAGAAACAGAAGCTCAAAAAGAGAGTTTGTGGCGTTTGCGTAGAAAAATTGGAGAATGTGTGAAGACACATTCCATCTACAAAGAAGAAGATACAGTTGTTCCGCGAAATGAATTACCTAAATTGCTCAAAAAGGTCAAAGAACTGGAGAAAAAATATGGATTCAAATCTGTTTGTTACGGACATGCTGGAGATGGGAATTTACATGTCAACATTATTCGAGATCATTTGAGCGAGGATGTTTGGAACAACCAGCTTCCAATTGCAATACGTGAATTATTTACTGAAGTTGTTCGATTAGGTGGAACTATTTCAGGCGAACATGGAATTGGATTGGTTCAAACGCCTTACATGGATTTAGCTTTCAGCGAAGTTGGACTTAATTTGATGCGCTCAATCAAGCAAGTCTTCGACCCTAAAAACATCTTGAATCCTGGAAAGGTTTTACCTGTCAAGAAGATATGA